The Planktothrix agardhii NIES-204 genomic interval GAAATTATAAAAAAAGCTCAGGTATGATTACCTAAGCTTTCCTTATTTAGATGAAATCGAGGATATCCTGGGAATCAGTCCTAATCCAAGGGGTCAAAAAGCCATTTAATAGCGACCACGACCACCGCCACCGCCACCATAGCCACTGCGACTGCCACCGCCACGATTGCCACCGCCACTTCCTCGGTCTTCTTTAGGTTTGGCTTTGTTAACTTTCAAATCTCGACCCATCCATTCCGCTCCATCTAGTGCTTGAATAGCTGCTGTTTCTTCTGTGTCATTTTCCATTTCCACAAAAGCAAAGCCACGTACTCGACCTGTTTCACGATCTGTCGGGAGTTGAACCCGCTTAACATTACCGTACTCTTCAAAGACCCCTCTTAGATC includes:
- a CDS encoding RNP-1 like RNA-binding protein codes for the protein MSIYVGNLSYEVNEEDLRGVFEEYGNVKRVQLPTDRETGRVRGFAFVEMENDTEETAAIQALDGAEWMGRDLKVNKAKPKEDRGSGGGNRGGGSRSGYGGGGGGRGRY